In Nicotiana tabacum cultivar K326 chromosome 2, ASM71507v2, whole genome shotgun sequence, the following proteins share a genomic window:
- the LOC107829774 gene encoding gibberellin 2-beta-dioxygenase 1-like has product MDQHFSKDNCKPTSFFNNVPLIDLSKPDSKNLIVKACEEFGFFKVINHSVPTEFITKLSEAIKFFSSPLSEKEKAGPPDPFGYGNKQIGCNGDSGWVEHILVSTNSEFNYYKFASILGVNPENIRAAVNDYVSAVKKMACEILEMLAEGLKIHPRNVFSKLLMDEKSDSVFRLNHYPPCTEIQQFNDNNLIGFGEHTDPQIISVLRSNNTSGLQILLKNGHWISVPPDPNSFFVNVGDSLQVMTNGKFKSVKHRVLANSMKSRLSMIYFGGPPLSEKIAPLASLMEGEDSLYKEFTWFEYKKSAYKTRLADNRLILFEKIAAS; this is encoded by the exons ATGGATCAGCACTTCTCCAAAGACAACTGCAAACCAACCTCATTCTTCAATAATGTTCCACTAATAGACCTCTCTAAACCTGACTCTAAAAACCTCATTGTTAAGGCCTGTGAAGAATTTGGATTCTTCAAAGTCATTAACCATAGCGTCCCCACGGAATTCATAACTAAACTTTCAGAAGCCATTAAATTCTTCTCCTCTCCCCTTTCTGAGAAAGAAAAAGCTGGACCACCCGACCCTTTTGGCTATGGCAATAAGCAGATTGGATGTAATGGCGATTCCGGTTGGGTCGAACACATTCTTGTGTCAACTAACTCTGAATTCAATTACTACAAATTTGCGTCTATATTAGGTGTAAATCCAGAAAACATTCG CGCTGCAGTAAATGATTACGTGTCAGCAGTGAAGAAAATGGCGTGTGAGATTCTTGAAATGTTAGCAGAGGGATTAAAGATTCATCCCCGGAATGTTTTCAGTAAACTTCTAATGGACGAAAAGAGTGACTCTGTTTTCAGGCTCAATCACTATCCCCCTTGTACTGAGATTCAACAATTCAATGACAATAATTTGATTGGATTTGGTGAGCATACTGACCCACAAATCATATCAGTATTGAGGTCCAACAACACTTCCGGCCTTCAAATATTACTCAAAAATGGCCACTGGATTTCTGTCCCACCTGATCCAAATTCTTTCTTCGTCAATGTTGGTGACTCATTGCAG GTTATGACTAACGGGAAGTTTAAGAGTGTAAAGCATAGAGTTTTGGCAAACAGTATGAAATCAAGGCTATCAATGATATATTTTGGAGGACCGCCTTTGAGTGAAAAGATAGCACCTTTGGCATCACTAATGGAGGGAGAAGACAGCTTGTACAAAGAGTTTACGTGGTTTGAGTATAAAAAATCTGCGTACAAAACTAGATTGGCTGATAATAGGTTGATCCTGTTTGAGAAAATTGCAGCCTCATAA